A genomic region of Stegostoma tigrinum isolate sSteTig4 chromosome 13, sSteTig4.hap1, whole genome shotgun sequence contains the following coding sequences:
- the LOC125458417 gene encoding uncharacterized protein LOC125458417, producing the protein MILADSTTGYLQQNLFLTQMTSPVALVWTPSLEVIPVYCPSLEVFPVHSPSLEVFPVQSPSLTVIPGQSPSLKVFPVQSPSLTVIPGQSPSLKVFPVQSPCLKVIPVHSPSLEVIPVQSHSLKVIPVHSPCLKVIPVQSPSLKVIPVHSPSLEVIPVHSPCLKVIPVQSPSLKVIPVHSPCLKVIPVHSPSLEVIPVHSPCLKVIPVHSPCLKVIPVHSPCLKVIPVQSPSLRVIPVQSPSLKVIPVQAPSLEVIPVQSPSLKVIPVQSPSLKVIPVQSPSLKVLPVHSPCLKVIPVQSHSLKVIPVQAPSLEVIPVQAPSFEVIPVHSPSFEEIPVQFPSLEVIPVQCESSVPVWTALEGLLF; encoded by the exons ATGATTTTAGCGGATTCCACGACAGGATATTTGCAGCAAAATCTGTTCCTCACGCAGATGACCTCTCC CGTGGCCTTAGTGTGGACTCccagccttgaggtgattccagtgTACTGTCCCAGCCTCGAGGTGTTTCCAGTGCACTCTCCCAGCCTCGAGGTGTTTCCAGTGCAGTCTCCCAGTCTCACAGTGATTCCAGGGCAGTCTCCCAGCCTCAAGGTGTTTCCAGTGCAGTCTCCCAGTCTCACAGTGATTCCAGGGCAGTCTCCCAGCCTCAAGGTGTTTCCAGTGCAGTCTCCCTGCCTCAAGGTGATTCCAGTGCACTCTCCTAGCCTTGAAGTGATTCCAGTGCAGTCTCACAGCCTCAAGGTGATTCCAGTGCACTCTCCCTGCCTCAAGGTGATTCCAGTGCAGTCTCCCAGCCTCAAGGTGATTCCAGTGCACTCTCCTAGCCTTGAAGTGATTCCAGTGCACTCTCCCTGCCTCAAGGTGATTCCAGTGCAGTCTCCCAGCCTCAAGGTGATTCCAGTGCACTCTCCCTGCCTCAAGGTGATTCCAGTGCACTCTCCTAGCCTTGAAGTGATTCCAGTGCACTCTCCCTGCCTCAAGGTGATTCCAGTGCACTCTCCCTGCCTCAAGGTGATTCCAGTGCACTCTCCCTGCCTCAAGGTGATTCCAGTGCAGTCTCCCAGCCTCAGGGTGATTCCAGTGCAGTCTCCCAGCCTCAAGGTGATTCCAGTGCAGGCTCCCAGCCTTGAAGTGATTCCAGTGCAGTCTCCCAGCCTCAAGGTGATTCCAGTGCAGTCTCCCAGCCTCAAGGTGATTCCAGTGCAGTCTCCCAGCCTCAAGGTGCTTCCAGTGCACTCTCCCTGCCTCAAGGTGATTCCAGTGCAGTCTCACAGCCTCAAGGTGATTCCAGTGCAGGCTCccagccttgaggtgattccagtgCAGGCTCCCAGCTTTGAAGTGATTCCAGTGCACTCTCCCAGCTTTGAAGAGATTCCAGTACAGTTTCccagccttgaggtgattccagtgCAGTGTGAAAGCTCAGTGCCAGTGTGGACCGCACTGGAAGGATTGTTGTTCTGA